In Oscillatoria acuminata PCC 6304, a single window of DNA contains:
- a CDS encoding M1 family metallopeptidase, giving the protein MSNQYSYFDTENNAHKTFELPGAKPHYNPDRPGQVEHICLDLALDLDHQSYQGTCSIRLMPVRTGIDRLTLDAVNLNIQEVTVSDTPQPFDYDGERLEIHLTQPTTAEHPLTLVVTYGVEQPQRGLYFIAPDAHYPNKSVQVWTQGEDEDSRFWFPCFDYPGQLATSEIRVRVPKPYLAISNGELISTEEEGNDKIYHWFQKQVHPTYLMTLAVGDFAEICDEWNGKPVVYYVAKSREEDARRSMGKTPRMMEYFSEAFGYAYPYPKYAQVCVEDFIFGGMENTSTTLLTDRCLLDERAHLDNQRTESLVAHELAHQWFGDLVVIKHWSHAWIKEGMASYSEVLWTHEEYGPEDAAYYLLNEARSYLNEDKTRYRRPIVTHVYREAIELYDRHLYEKGACVYHMIRAELGDELFFKAVHTFVNDNAHQTVETVDLLRAIEKATGRNLMFLFDQYVYRGGHPDYKVSYNWDGDSKLAKVTITQSHVKTTGEKGNEKELFDLKIPVGFGYKNGESLKTFTVRVNQREQSFYFPLEEKPHYISFDVGNATLKTVQLEYPVAELKAQLQDDPDPVSRIYAAVALAKKGGLEAVKALGSALKTERFWGVRVEVAKQLGKIKLDQAFEPLTVGLEDEDARVRYAVVETLAHHKTPESYQAIAQVLEQGDASYNVEAAAARAVASICAGKRNEPLDEGDAIARLQKVLQERAGWNEVVRSGAISGLSKLKTSEDALNIILDYTANGVPQPLRLAAIRAIGGISTGQTPGNLERILDRLSDLSAETFFLTQVAVASALGQMETPKAVGILQSLADATPDGRVRRVAEEAVAKVEKNIGSDKAVKQLRHELDQIKKENQELRSRLENLEAKTK; this is encoded by the coding sequence ATGTCAAACCAATACTCTTATTTTGATACAGAAAACAACGCTCATAAAACCTTTGAACTCCCGGGGGCCAAACCCCATTACAACCCCGATCGCCCGGGACAAGTCGAACATATCTGCTTAGATTTGGCCCTAGACCTAGACCATCAAAGCTATCAAGGGACTTGCAGCATTCGACTGATGCCCGTGAGAACCGGCATCGATCGCCTGACTTTAGATGCCGTCAACCTGAATATTCAGGAAGTCACCGTCAGCGATACCCCCCAACCCTTTGATTATGATGGGGAACGGTTAGAAATTCACCTCACCCAACCCACAACCGCAGAACATCCCCTCACCCTAGTGGTCACCTATGGGGTGGAACAGCCCCAGCGTGGCCTCTATTTTATTGCCCCAGATGCCCATTATCCGAACAAATCTGTCCAAGTTTGGACCCAAGGGGAAGATGAAGATTCCCGCTTCTGGTTTCCTTGCTTTGACTACCCTGGACAACTCGCCACCTCAGAAATTCGCGTGCGAGTTCCCAAACCCTACCTCGCCATTTCTAATGGGGAACTGATTTCCACGGAAGAAGAAGGCAATGATAAAATTTACCACTGGTTTCAAAAACAGGTTCATCCCACCTATTTAATGACCTTAGCGGTGGGGGATTTTGCTGAAATTTGTGATGAATGGAACGGCAAACCTGTGGTTTACTATGTAGCCAAAAGTCGCGAAGAAGATGCCCGTCGCAGCATGGGTAAAACCCCACGCATGATGGAATATTTTAGTGAGGCATTTGGCTATGCTTATCCTTATCCCAAATACGCCCAAGTTTGCGTGGAAGATTTTATCTTCGGGGGGATGGAAAATACCTCAACTACCCTGTTGACCGATCGCTGTCTGTTGGATGAACGCGCTCACCTGGATAACCAACGCACAGAAAGTTTAGTCGCCCATGAACTGGCCCACCAATGGTTTGGGGATTTAGTGGTGATTAAACATTGGTCTCATGCCTGGATTAAAGAAGGGATGGCCTCTTATTCTGAGGTGTTATGGACTCATGAAGAATATGGTCCAGAAGATGCGGCCTATTATTTGCTCAATGAAGCGCGGAGTTATTTGAATGAAGATAAAACCCGCTATCGGCGACCGATTGTCACTCATGTTTATCGCGAGGCGATCGAACTCTATGACCGCCACTTGTATGAAAAAGGCGCTTGTGTTTATCACATGATTCGCGCCGAATTAGGGGATGAACTGTTCTTTAAAGCCGTTCATACCTTTGTCAACGATAACGCCCATCAAACCGTTGAAACCGTGGACTTGCTGCGTGCCATTGAAAAAGCCACGGGTCGAAATTTGATGTTCTTGTTTGACCAATATGTGTATCGCGGAGGTCATCCTGATTATAAAGTCTCCTACAACTGGGATGGAGACAGCAAACTAGCGAAAGTGACCATTACGCAAAGTCATGTCAAAACCACCGGAGAAAAAGGCAACGAGAAGGAGTTATTTGACCTAAAAATTCCTGTGGGATTTGGGTACAAAAATGGCGAATCCCTGAAAACCTTTACGGTGCGGGTGAATCAGCGGGAACAAAGTTTTTATTTTCCCCTGGAGGAAAAGCCGCATTATATTAGCTTTGATGTAGGAAATGCCACCCTCAAAACGGTGCAGTTAGAATATCCAGTCGCTGAATTGAAAGCGCAGTTACAGGATGACCCTGACCCGGTGTCGCGGATTTATGCTGCGGTTGCTTTGGCGAAAAAAGGCGGATTAGAAGCGGTGAAAGCCCTCGGTTCTGCTTTGAAAACCGAACGGTTTTGGGGGGTGCGTGTAGAGGTGGCGAAACAACTTGGAAAGATTAAACTAGACCAAGCCTTTGAACCGTTAACGGTTGGGTTAGAGGATGAAGATGCGCGGGTGCGATATGCGGTGGTGGAGACATTGGCACATCATAAAACCCCGGAAAGCTATCAGGCGATCGCCCAAGTGTTGGAACAGGGAGATGCCAGTTATAATGTGGAAGCGGCAGCCGCCCGAGCAGTCGCCTCAATCTGTGCCGGAAAACGGAATGAACCTTTGGATGAAGGGGATGCGATCGCCCGGTTACAAAAGGTGTTGCAGGAACGTGCCGGATGGAATGAAGTGGTCCGCAGTGGGGCAATTTCCGGCTTAAGCAAGCTCAAAACCTCAGAAGATGCCCTCAATATCATTCTGGATTATACCGCCAATGGTGTGCCCCAACCCCTGCGATTAGCCGCAATTCGTGCGATCGGTGGCATTTCTACGGGTCAAACCCCGGGGAATTTAGAGCGAATTTTGGACCGTCTTTCGGACTTATCGGCAGAAACCTTTTTCCTGACGCAAGTTGCAGTTGCCTCAGCATTAGGACAAATGGAAACACCCAAAGCGGTCGGGATTTTACAAAGTTTAGCCGATGCCACTCCCGATGGCCGCGTTCGTCGCGTTGCGGAAGAAGCGGTTGCCAAGGTTGAGAAAAATATTGGGTCCGATAAAGCCGTGAAGCAATTGCGCCACGAACTTGACCAGATTAAGAAAGAAAACCAGGAACTCCGCAGTCGGTTGGAAAATTTAGAAGCGAAAACCAAATAA
- a CDS encoding slr1659 superfamily regulator produces MNFQEIKGEDYSVQYIPESVTVKLQGELSLTGSADYAPIAQLLSEIAELNPPTITLDLKKLEFLNSSGISMLSKFAISVRKKNQIKLAVVGSDEIAWQRKSLQNLLKLCPNLQLTLE; encoded by the coding sequence ATGAATTTTCAAGAAATCAAAGGTGAAGACTACAGTGTACAGTACATTCCGGAATCCGTAACGGTTAAACTTCAAGGAGAACTCAGTCTCACAGGGTCAGCAGATTATGCTCCGATCGCCCAGTTACTCAGCGAGATTGCTGAACTGAACCCCCCCACAATTACTCTAGACCTTAAAAAGCTGGAGTTTCTCAATAGTTCGGGGATTAGTATGCTCTCCAAGTTTGCTATCTCTGTGCGAAAAAAAAACCAAATTAAACTGGCAGTGGTCGGTTCTGATGAAATTGCGTGGCAACGAAAGTCGCTGCAAAATTTACTGAAACTTTGTCCTAACTTACAGTTAACCCTAGAATAA
- a CDS encoding DUF6272 family protein → MNEIFGEFIHDLPPGHDYLDIGFSANSRPIKDRWRNNLLSAYFVADYLTTFLPIDDNDPAAKRRQQDSKASVSYVANELLENTMKFHSPADEYPVRFGIHFIEGPEKIIVLMSRNTVTQEAGDRFKAFIQELLSSDPQELYIKRMEENNQDSGLGFLTMMIDYSAKLGWKFEPIPNHPNLMVATTLVQLIL, encoded by the coding sequence ATGAATGAAATATTTGGAGAATTTATTCACGATTTACCTCCCGGGCATGATTATTTAGATATTGGCTTTTCCGCTAATTCTCGACCGATTAAAGACCGCTGGCGAAATAATTTACTCTCGGCTTATTTTGTAGCGGATTATCTAACTACCTTTTTGCCTATTGACGATAATGACCCTGCGGCTAAACGGCGTCAACAAGACTCCAAGGCTTCGGTCAGCTATGTGGCCAATGAACTGTTAGAAAATACCATGAAATTTCATAGTCCTGCGGATGAATACCCGGTGAGATTTGGAATCCATTTTATCGAGGGTCCGGAAAAGATAATTGTTTTAATGTCCAGAAATACGGTGACCCAAGAAGCAGGCGATCGCTTTAAAGCGTTTATTCAGGAACTGCTCTCCTCAGACCCGCAAGAGTTATATATAAAACGCATGGAAGAAAACAATCAGGATTCAGGACTGGGATTTCTCACCATGATGATTGACTACTCAGCCAAATTAGGGTGGAAATTCGAGCCCATCCCCAATCATCCCAATCTCATGGTGGCCACAACTCTCGTTCAACTGATTTTATAA
- a CDS encoding SpoIIE family protein phosphatase codes for MLTQSSPAPTPMPPPMNPIPLSRPRFQSLGKFRLRTVLVVPFIIPVLLSTGLVGWLSFRSGQQTVNELASQLRGEIALRVQEEMQRYLDRPHLVHHLNAQVFRQNGIDREDPEVLLEYFWEQSREFLDLGTIAYANERGEFVGVNPLEHYLVLSHEQTGRSLQRYAPREDGKLGELLRERPDYDARTRAWYQQAVTEGKPIWTRIEPSAIGQRLDISAVYPVYDRDRRFLGVLLWDIPLSGINQFLETLKIGKTGEAFILERNGLLVATSTQKATLIPGRNGEEPQRLPATESQNPRLSAALNALIAEFGSLENIKQSQGVEFFLEGARHFLQVMPFQDDRGIDWLILVGIPEADFMEEIHENTQQTVVLCFLALMVSISCGVAIAQWILRPILRVTRSSEQIANGQLDRHVYARGIIELEKLADAFNQMVDQLKASFNALEQANRDLIHHEQELAASKEQLEAVLNAVPGSISWINSSGTYLGVNRYLADSLNLDPEEMVGKKIGFAQNSHEYAEFMQQFLNGSKLGDSQEICIWVQGQPRYYLMVVQKYQEGMATVSVGIDISEWRYAQQESEKLKGENIRMSAELEVTQQLQKMLLPQPEELTAIEGLEIAAFMESAEEVGGDYYDVLNYDGVGTIAIGDVTGHGLESGILMVMTQTAVRTLKESRETDPLMFLDTLNRTIYHNVQRMKTDKNLTLAVLNYSQGEVRISGQHEEILVVRADGRIERVDTMDLGLPIGLDEDIREFIAQICVKLNSGDGIVVYTDGITEAQNRQKHRYGVNQLCDIISQHWHQSVEEIQQAAIADVRAYIDGQKTLDDMTLVVIKQK; via the coding sequence ATGCTTACCCAGTCGTCTCCAGCCCCCACCCCCATGCCGCCACCCATGAACCCCATTCCCTTGAGTCGCCCCCGGTTCCAATCCCTGGGGAAATTTCGCCTTCGCACGGTTCTGGTGGTGCCGTTTATTATTCCCGTGTTGCTCTCAACCGGACTGGTGGGGTGGCTGTCCTTTCGGAGTGGACAGCAAACTGTGAATGAACTTGCCAGTCAACTGCGGGGGGAAATAGCCCTGCGGGTGCAAGAAGAGATGCAGCGCTATTTAGATCGACCCCATTTGGTGCATCACCTGAATGCCCAAGTGTTTCGCCAAAATGGAATTGACCGAGAGGACCCGGAAGTGCTGCTGGAGTATTTTTGGGAACAAAGTCGCGAGTTTTTGGACCTGGGGACGATCGCCTATGCCAATGAACGGGGGGAGTTTGTGGGGGTCAACCCCTTAGAACATTATCTCGTGTTGTCCCATGAGCAAACTGGGAGAAGTTTACAACGCTATGCTCCTAGGGAGGATGGGAAACTGGGGGAATTGCTGAGGGAACGTCCTGACTATGATGCCCGGACTCGCGCTTGGTATCAACAGGCGGTGACGGAGGGAAAGCCGATTTGGACCCGGATTGAACCCAGTGCGATCGGGCAACGGTTGGATATTTCTGCGGTATATCCGGTTTATGACCGCGATCGCCGTTTCCTGGGGGTGTTGTTATGGGACATCCCCCTCTCGGGAATCAACCAGTTTTTAGAAACCCTCAAGATTGGCAAAACTGGAGAGGCATTTATCCTGGAACGTAATGGTTTGCTGGTTGCTACCTCCACTCAAAAAGCCACTTTGATTCCGGGACGCAATGGGGAGGAACCGCAACGTTTGCCTGCCACCGAGAGTCAAAATCCGCGCTTAAGTGCGGCCCTTAATGCCTTAATTGCTGAGTTTGGGTCTTTAGAGAATATTAAGCAATCCCAGGGGGTGGAATTTTTCCTGGAAGGTGCAAGGCACTTTCTGCAAGTGATGCCTTTTCAGGACGATCGCGGGATTGATTGGCTGATTTTAGTGGGCATACCGGAAGCGGATTTCATGGAGGAAATTCATGAGAATACTCAGCAGACGGTGGTGCTTTGTTTTTTGGCCCTGATGGTCTCGATTTCCTGTGGAGTGGCGATCGCTCAATGGATTTTACGGCCTATTCTGCGGGTGACACGCTCATCGGAACAAATCGCCAACGGCCAACTCGATCGCCATGTTTATGCCCGAGGTATTATTGAACTCGAAAAACTGGCGGATGCTTTTAACCAGATGGTTGATCAGCTTAAAGCCTCTTTTAATGCTTTAGAGCAAGCAAACCGAGACCTGATTCATCACGAACAAGAATTAGCCGCCTCCAAAGAACAACTTGAGGCGGTTTTAAATGCGGTTCCCGGTTCAATTTCTTGGATTAATTCCAGTGGAACTTATCTCGGGGTGAACCGTTACCTGGCCGATAGCCTGAATTTAGACCCCGAAGAAATGGTGGGTAAAAAAATAGGGTTTGCCCAAAATAGTCATGAGTATGCTGAGTTTATGCAGCAGTTTCTCAACGGTTCAAAGCTCGGTGATTCCCAGGAAATTTGCATTTGGGTTCAGGGTCAACCTCGGTATTATTTAATGGTGGTTCAGAAATATCAGGAAGGGATGGCGACGGTATCGGTTGGGATTGATATTAGCGAATGGCGCTATGCTCAACAAGAGAGCGAAAAGCTCAAAGGGGAAAATATCCGGATGAGTGCTGAGTTGGAAGTGACTCAACAACTTCAAAAAATGCTGTTACCCCAACCCGAGGAATTAACTGCCATTGAGGGGTTGGAAATTGCAGCTTTTATGGAAAGTGCGGAGGAAGTGGGGGGAGACTATTATGATGTGCTCAATTATGATGGGGTGGGGACGATCGCGATCGGGGATGTCACGGGACATGGACTGGAAAGCGGGATCCTCATGGTGATGACTCAAACCGCAGTTCGCACCCTCAAAGAGAGTCGGGAAACAGACCCCCTGATGTTTTTAGATACCCTCAATCGCACGATTTATCACAACGTCCAGCGCATGAAGACCGATAAAAATCTCACTTTAGCTGTGTTAAACTATAGCCAGGGCGAAGTGAGGATTAGCGGACAACATGAGGAAATTTTGGTGGTCCGTGCGGATGGTCGAATTGAGCGGGTGGATACAATGGATTTAGGGCTACCCATCGGGTTAGATGAAGACATTAGGGAGTTTATTGCTCAGATTTGTGTGAAACTCAACTCTGGAGATGGCATTGTTGTTTATACCGATGGCATTACGGAAGCCCAAAATAGACAAAAGCACCGATATGGTGTGAATCAATTGTGTGACATCATTAGTCAGCATTGGCATCAATCCGTAGAAGAGATTCAACAGGCGGCGATCGCTGATGTCCGAGCGTACATCGACGGCCAAAAAACCCTGGATGATATGACTTTGGTTGTTATTAAACAAAAATAG
- a CDS encoding DUF561 domain-containing protein, whose protein sequence is MTMIPALDRAFQQGRALKIITGLTNFDADKVATVVRAADRGGATFLDIAADPALVKLAKQLTHLPICVSAVEPEKFLPCVEAGADLIEIGNFDAFYARGRRFEAAEVLQLTRETRALLPNIVLSITVPHILELDQQVDLAEELVKAGADIIQTEGGTSSNPVHPGILGAIEKAAPTLAAASAISRAVSVPVLCASGISTITAPMAIAAGAAGVGVGSAINRLDNELAAIAGVKSLVEALSTVSRSTIHA, encoded by the coding sequence ATGACCATGATTCCTGCTTTAGACCGTGCCTTTCAACAAGGACGGGCCTTAAAAATTATCACCGGATTGACCAACTTTGACGCCGATAAAGTGGCCACTGTGGTTCGGGCAGCCGATCGCGGGGGTGCAACTTTCCTCGATATTGCTGCGGATCCGGCCTTAGTCAAATTAGCCAAACAGTTGACCCATTTACCGATTTGTGTATCTGCCGTTGAACCGGAAAAATTTCTACCCTGTGTAGAAGCCGGTGCAGATTTAATCGAAATTGGTAACTTTGATGCCTTCTATGCAAGGGGTCGGCGCTTTGAAGCCGCTGAAGTGCTGCAACTGACTCGGGAAACCCGCGCCTTGCTGCCGAATATCGTCCTGTCGATCACCGTTCCCCATATTTTGGAGTTGGATCAGCAAGTAGACTTGGCTGAGGAATTGGTGAAAGCCGGTGCCGATATTATCCAAACCGAAGGCGGCACCAGCAGCAATCCAGTGCATCCGGGTATCTTAGGGGCGATCGAAAAAGCAGCACCCACCTTGGCGGCTGCCTCCGCCATTTCCCGGGCAGTTTCTGTGCCAGTTCTTTGCGCCTCGGGGATTTCCACCATCACGGCACCGATGGCGATCGCCGCTGGGGCCGCTGGGGTGGGCGTCGGTTCAGCCATTAACCGTCTGGATAATGAACTCGCGGCGATCGCTGGGGTCAAGAGTCTCGTTGAAGCCTTATCCACCGTTAGCCGTTCCACCATCCACGCCTAA
- a CDS encoding sulfurtransferase, translating into MTQTHPIISAEWLFQHLDDPQIAIADCRFSLADPELGQQQYLHHHIPGAHYLHLNRDLSSPVQRHGGRHPLPDSELFAQKLGSIGVTSPDVLLVIYDDSRFAFAARLWWLMRYLGHDRVAILEGGFKGWQTAGYPVTDAIPRPSEGTFIPQIRTDRLVDIETVKTRSPLPEVALIDSRERDRYLGNHEPIDPIAGHIPGALNYPWQEVTDENAQVRPQNDQVQRWADIAGSDEIIVYCGSGVTACVNLLSLEIAGIPNAKLYAGSWSDWCSYQVAD; encoded by the coding sequence ATGACTCAAACCCATCCGATCATTTCTGCCGAATGGCTATTCCAACACCTAGACGATCCGCAAATTGCGATCGCCGATTGTCGCTTTTCCCTCGCCGACCCTGAACTCGGACAACAACAGTACCTCCATCACCATATTCCCGGTGCTCACTATCTGCACCTGAATCGCGATTTATCCTCCCCAGTCCAACGACATGGGGGACGACATCCCCTCCCCGACTCCGAACTATTCGCCCAAAAATTAGGGTCAATCGGCGTCACCTCGCCAGATGTCTTACTCGTGATTTATGACGATTCCCGCTTTGCCTTTGCTGCCAGACTCTGGTGGTTAATGCGCTATCTGGGACACGATCGCGTTGCCATATTAGAGGGCGGATTTAAAGGGTGGCAAACTGCGGGATATCCCGTCACCGATGCCATTCCTAGACCCAGCGAAGGCACCTTTATCCCGCAAATCCGGACCGATCGCCTCGTAGATATTGAGACCGTCAAAACCCGGTCCCCCTTGCCCGAAGTCGCCCTCATCGACTCCCGAGAACGCGATCGCTACCTCGGCAACCATGAACCCATCGACCCGATCGCCGGGCACATTCCCGGTGCACTCAACTATCCCTGGCAAGAAGTCACCGACGAAAACGCCCAAGTCAGACCCCAAAACGACCAAGTGCAACGCTGGGCTGATATTGCCGGGTCCGATGAAATTATCGTCTATTGCGGGTCCGGAGTCACCGCCTGCGTGAATCTCCTCTCCCTGGAAATCGCAGGAATCCCCAACGCCAAACTCTACGCAGGAAGTTGGAGTGATTGGTGTTCCTATCAGGTTGCAGACTAA
- a CDS encoding CDP-alcohol phosphatidyltransferase family protein: METWARDRTKFIVEPIAKGIAKLGISANTITLLSLLLNILAAGVIANDQPLWGGLLMGLIAMPLDAIDGPVARLLNQQNAFGAFFDSVLDRFSEGAILIGITILLIHRQEYPSVPICLLALLGSQMVSYTRARAEGLKIECKVGWFPRLPRVIVMAVGLILDQLPVALSVLAIASLLTSLQRIIHVYRVTHPVEDSSEMRIS; this comes from the coding sequence GTGGAGACTTGGGCGCGCGATCGCACGAAATTTATCGTTGAACCCATTGCCAAGGGGATTGCAAAACTGGGCATTTCTGCCAATACGATTACACTGTTGAGCTTGTTGTTGAATATTTTAGCCGCAGGGGTGATCGCCAATGATCAACCGTTGTGGGGGGGATTGTTAATGGGATTGATCGCGATGCCCCTAGATGCGATCGATGGGCCCGTCGCCCGGTTACTCAATCAACAGAATGCGTTTGGGGCGTTTTTTGATTCTGTCTTAGACCGATTTTCCGAAGGGGCTATCTTAATTGGCATCACGATTTTATTGATCCACCGTCAAGAGTATCCGTCGGTTCCGATTTGTCTGTTGGCCCTGCTGGGGTCACAGATGGTCAGTTATACTCGTGCTCGGGCAGAAGGATTGAAGATTGAGTGCAAGGTGGGGTGGTTTCCCCGACTGCCTCGGGTGATTGTGATGGCGGTGGGGTTAATTTTGGATCAGTTACCTGTGGCGTTGTCGGTCCTGGCGATCGCCAGTTTATTGACCAGTTTACAGCGGATTATCCATGTTTATCGAGTCACGCATCCAGTTGAGGACTCATCAGAAATGCGGATTTCATAA
- a CDS encoding PfkB family carbohydrate kinase gives MFDVCVIGHVTQDRIKIDGKIVQKMAGGTAIYTAIALKTLGLNVAVLTKTSRPDRSHLLEELKNRGIAVFWSESPETTQFENSYQRDRRDSRKQRVQAVASPFTPSDLGPIQARIFHLGALTNQEMSLEFLQAVFATQALISLDGQGFLRQVINHTVKAMDWTEKLPGLAGVDILKVDIQEAQLLSGKPAIEPAAIALNQWGVREVLITAGSQGSWVYQSGILEQIPAFPPTTSVDPTGCGDTYIAGYLYSRFTGEPSSHAARFAAQVATRKLENFGPLREWQTGESIPG, from the coding sequence ATGTTTGATGTTTGTGTAATCGGCCATGTTACCCAAGACCGGATTAAAATTGATGGAAAAATTGTCCAAAAAATGGCCGGAGGGACGGCAATTTATACGGCGATCGCCTTGAAAACTTTGGGTTTAAATGTAGCAGTATTAACGAAAACCTCTCGTCCAGACCGGAGTCATCTGTTAGAAGAATTAAAAAATCGGGGCATTGCCGTCTTTTGGAGTGAAAGCCCCGAAACCACCCAGTTTGAAAATAGTTATCAACGCGATCGGCGAGATAGTCGCAAACAAAGAGTTCAGGCTGTTGCTTCCCCCTTCACTCCCTCAGACTTAGGTCCAATTCAAGCCCGGATCTTTCATCTGGGCGCACTCACCAATCAAGAGATGTCCCTGGAATTTCTGCAAGCGGTTTTCGCAACCCAAGCCTTAATTTCTTTAGATGGACAAGGATTTTTACGGCAAGTCATTAACCACACGGTTAAAGCAATGGATTGGACCGAAAAACTACCCGGACTGGCTGGAGTAGATATTTTGAAAGTGGATATCCAAGAGGCACAACTGCTATCGGGAAAACCCGCCATAGAACCCGCTGCGATCGCCCTGAATCAGTGGGGAGTTCGAGAAGTTTTAATCACTGCGGGTTCTCAAGGATCCTGGGTTTATCAATCCGGTATTTTAGAGCAAATTCCGGCCTTTCCACCCACGACTTCTGTCGATCCAACCGGCTGCGGAGATACCTACATCGCCGGTTATTTATATTCTCGATTCACTGGAGAACCCAGTAGTCATGCTGCCAGATTTGCCGCCCAAGTTGCCACTCGCAAACTCGAAAATTTCGGTCCCCTCCGGGAGTGGCAAACTGGCGAATCAATCCCGGGTTAA
- a CDS encoding inositol-3-phosphate synthase encodes MEKIKLAIVGVGNCASSLVQGIYFYKDKTSEEAIGLMHWDIGGYKPNDIDVVAAFDIDRRKVGQDVSQAIFAEPNCTMVFCQDIPEIGTKVSMGRMLDGVSEHLVNYADKYTFVPSDAPEPTRDDVIAILKESGAHVLVNYLPVGSEEATSFYAECCLEAGVAFVNCIPVFIASNQLWADKFESRNIPIVGDDIKSQLGATIVHRMISDLAKKRGVKIERTYQLNTAGNTDFLNMLNRTRLKSKKESKTEAVQSVCETRLEDENIHVGPSDYVPWQKDNKVCFIRVEGKLFGDVPMNIEMRLSVEDSPNSAGVAIDAIRCCKLALDRGKGGVLFSPSSYFMKHPPKQYPDGDAYRMTEEFINGFREY; translated from the coding sequence GTGGAAAAAATTAAACTAGCGATCGTAGGCGTTGGTAACTGTGCTAGCTCCTTGGTACAGGGTATTTACTTTTATAAAGATAAGACTTCTGAAGAAGCGATCGGGTTAATGCACTGGGATATTGGCGGCTATAAACCTAACGATATCGATGTGGTCGCGGCTTTTGATATCGATCGCCGAAAAGTCGGGCAAGATGTCTCTCAAGCTATCTTTGCTGAACCCAATTGTACAATGGTTTTCTGCCAAGACATTCCCGAAATTGGCACGAAAGTCAGTATGGGCAGAATGTTAGATGGGGTCTCCGAGCATTTAGTCAATTATGCAGACAAATATACCTTCGTCCCCAGCGATGCTCCCGAACCAACCCGAGATGATGTCATTGCTATTTTAAAAGAATCGGGCGCTCATGTTCTCGTCAATTATCTCCCGGTGGGGTCGGAAGAAGCCACAAGTTTTTATGCCGAATGCTGCCTAGAAGCGGGAGTGGCCTTTGTCAATTGCATTCCCGTCTTTATTGCCAGCAATCAGTTGTGGGCGGATAAATTTGAGTCGCGCAATATTCCCATCGTCGGGGATGATATTAAATCTCAGTTGGGGGCGACAATTGTTCACCGGATGATTTCTGACCTCGCCAAAAAAAGAGGGGTCAAAATCGAACGGACCTATCAACTCAATACCGCAGGAAATACGGATTTTCTGAATATGTTAAATCGCACCCGCTTAAAGTCTAAAAAAGAATCCAAGACAGAAGCGGTTCAGTCGGTTTGTGAAACTAGATTGGAGGATGAAAATATTCATGTGGGACCGAGTGATTATGTCCCCTGGCAGAAAGATAATAAAGTCTGTTTTATTCGCGTGGAGGGGAAACTCTTCGGAGATGTGCCGATGAACATTGAAATGCGCCTGTCCGTAGAGGATTCGCCCAATTCCGCTGGGGTAGCGATCGATGCGATTCGTTGCTGCAAATTGGCCCTCGATCGCGGCAAAGGCGGCGTCCTCTTTTCTCCTTCTTCCTACTTCATGAAGCATCCGCCTAAGCAATATCCTGATGGTGATGCCTACCGGATGACCGAGGAATTTATTAACGGATTTAGAGAGTATTAA